The following coding sequences are from one Paenibacillus sp. JDR-2 window:
- a CDS encoding SPFH domain-containing protein, whose amino-acid sequence MAVVEVVKFDGPPDLFVWKYPNQEMGTWTQLIVNETQEAVLFKGGKALDLFGPGRHTLSTANIPFIQSLVNLPFGGRSPFTAEVWYVNKINSLDVKWGTASPIQLQDPKYRILLSVRSFGQFGVQIEDSRKFLIKLIGTLPAFDKDALVKYFRSLLMMNINELITTYLAVKKISILEINAYITEIAKHIEERIGPVFQDYGIKLLNFYIDSINTPDDDPTTNRLKEALAKKAEMDIIGYTYQQQRTFDTLEGAARNENTGSSGIMGAGIGLGMGAGIGGAFGGQMSGLTQQMNMTADKPCPQCHTTNREGSRFCNSCGYSFVSAPSAPAVGPKETECSVCGKSFSAAAKFCPHCGDKNRLCQNCGTDNPDEAEFCVKCGHTVGIKLCSSCGDPLVAGAKFCPNCGASAVLKCGQCQHEVKPGQKFCLECGNKLIP is encoded by the coding sequence ATGGCCGTAGTCGAAGTCGTCAAGTTCGATGGACCGCCGGACTTGTTCGTCTGGAAATATCCGAATCAGGAGATGGGCACCTGGACGCAATTAATCGTCAACGAAACGCAGGAAGCAGTCCTGTTCAAGGGAGGAAAGGCTCTGGATCTGTTCGGGCCTGGCCGGCATACGCTCTCAACGGCTAATATTCCTTTTATTCAGTCGCTTGTCAATTTACCGTTTGGCGGACGTTCTCCGTTCACAGCGGAAGTATGGTACGTTAACAAAATCAATTCATTAGACGTGAAGTGGGGAACGGCTTCACCGATTCAATTGCAAGATCCGAAATACCGAATTCTTCTTTCCGTTCGCTCGTTCGGGCAATTTGGTGTGCAGATCGAGGACTCCCGAAAGTTTTTGATTAAGTTAATCGGTACGCTGCCGGCATTCGACAAGGATGCACTGGTGAAATATTTCCGCAGTCTTCTGATGATGAACATTAACGAGCTGATTACGACCTACTTGGCTGTAAAGAAAATCAGCATTTTGGAAATTAATGCTTATATTACGGAGATCGCTAAACATATCGAGGAAAGGATCGGGCCGGTATTTCAAGACTACGGCATCAAGCTGCTTAACTTTTATATCGATTCAATTAATACGCCCGACGACGATCCGACGACAAACCGGCTAAAGGAAGCGCTGGCTAAAAAGGCCGAGATGGATATTATCGGATATACGTACCAGCAGCAAAGGACGTTCGATACGCTTGAAGGAGCGGCTAGAAACGAAAACACGGGGAGCTCAGGCATAATGGGTGCGGGAATCGGACTCGGTATGGGGGCTGGTATCGGAGGTGCGTTCGGCGGCCAAATGTCAGGTCTAACGCAGCAAATGAATATGACGGCTGACAAACCGTGCCCGCAATGCCATACGACTAATAGGGAAGGTTCCCGTTTCTGCAACAGCTGCGGTTATTCATTTGTCTCGGCGCCGTCCGCTCCCGCAGTCGGTCCTAAAGAAACGGAATGCAGCGTATGCGGCAAGTCTTTTTCCGCAGCCGCGAAATTTTGCCCGCATTGCGGTGATAAGAACCGACTGTGTCAGAATTGCGGAACGGATAACCCCGATGAAGCCGAATTTTGCGTAAAATGCGGACATACCGTAGGTATTAAGCTGTGCTCGAGCTGCGGGGATCCATTGGTCGCCGGTGCGAAATTTTGTCCCAACTGCGGAGCGAGTGCGGTGTTGAAATGCGGGCAATGCCAGCATGAAGTGAAGCCGGGTCAGAAATTTTGCCTGGAATGCGGCAATAAGCTCATTCCATAA
- a CDS encoding TetR/AcrR family transcriptional regulator gives MTDSRQDRKKNNEEQQAGGSRRRGDVLENAILTAAWEELRETGYSKMTMEAVATRAKTNKTAVYRRWPNKAKLVIAAMIKHMPKPSLDTPDTGSLRDDVLSLMDRIIKPMQLIGAETIHGLMVDLHGDEFHAKMTLSPRAEDPLSIAMTNILKNAEKRGEVILEGLPERVITLPVDLVRYELLTTHTPLTDEAILEIVDTIYLPLVWKTSKQG, from the coding sequence ATGACGGATTCGCGGCAAGATCGCAAAAAGAACAACGAGGAACAACAAGCGGGGGGATCGCGGAGGCGCGGGGACGTTCTGGAGAACGCCATATTGACCGCTGCCTGGGAGGAGCTGCGGGAAACCGGCTACTCCAAGATGACGATGGAGGCCGTTGCGACCCGGGCCAAAACAAATAAGACCGCCGTTTACCGCAGGTGGCCGAATAAGGCGAAGCTGGTCATCGCCGCAATGATCAAGCATATGCCAAAGCCCTCGCTCGACACTCCCGATACGGGCAGCTTGCGGGATGATGTTCTTTCTTTAATGGATCGGATTATTAAGCCCATGCAGCTGATTGGAGCCGAGACCATTCACGGCCTGATGGTTGATTTGCACGGAGACGAGTTCCATGCCAAAATGACGCTATCGCCAAGAGCGGAGGATCCGCTGTCCATCGCCATGACGAATATCTTGAAAAACGCCGAAAAGCGGGGCGAGGTCATTCTTGAAGGGCTGCCGGAACGCGTGATCACCCTTCCCGTCGACCTTGTGCGGTACGAGCTGCTCACTACTCATACACCGCTGACTGACGAAGCTATTCTCGAGATTGTGGACACTATTTATTTGCCTCTCGTCTGGAAGACAAGCAAACAAGGCTGA
- a CDS encoding PTS mannitol transporter subunit IICB: MQQVQNSSPTGGIRVGVQKFGRFLSGMVMPNIGAFIAWGIITALFIPTGWLPNETLAKLVDPIIKYLLPLLIGYTGGTMIHKQRGGVIGALMTMGIIVGTDIPMFLGAMICGPLAAWVLKQFDKSIEGKIKSGFEMLVNNFSLGIIGAILTLISYSGVGPVIEQLTKILSNGVEFLVNHNLIPLANIIIEPAKILFLNNAINHGVLSPIALEEASRTGQSILFMLESNPGPGLGILLAYMIAGRGSAKQSASGAAIIHFFGGIHEIYFPYILMNPRLILAVIAGGVTGTFTFSLFGAGLVAPPSPGSIFAYIAMAPKGGLLAALSGIVTAAIVSFVIAALLLKTTKKEAEDGDDLEQASARMKEMKAAGNTAGAATAVAAPQAVEHAEAASDTVKAKEDVHKIVFSCDAGMGSSAMGASILRKKMKAAGSDVTVINTAISDIPGDADIVITHKTLTDRAKIQAPKAEHISIDNFLKSPEYDKLVDRLS, from the coding sequence ATGCAGCAAGTGCAAAACAGTTCTCCAACCGGAGGTATCCGGGTGGGAGTCCAGAAATTTGGACGTTTTCTCAGCGGTATGGTCATGCCCAATATTGGTGCTTTTATAGCATGGGGGATCATTACGGCGTTGTTCATCCCTACGGGTTGGCTGCCTAACGAAACCCTTGCAAAGCTAGTTGATCCGATTATCAAGTATCTGCTTCCGCTTCTGATCGGTTATACGGGCGGTACGATGATTCATAAGCAGCGCGGCGGCGTTATTGGCGCTCTGATGACAATGGGCATCATCGTTGGTACGGACATCCCGATGTTCCTCGGGGCTATGATTTGCGGTCCGCTGGCCGCATGGGTATTGAAGCAATTCGATAAATCAATCGAGGGGAAAATCAAATCCGGCTTCGAAATGCTGGTGAACAACTTCTCGCTTGGCATTATCGGCGCAATTCTTACGCTGATTTCTTATTCCGGCGTTGGTCCGGTTATCGAACAGTTAACCAAAATTCTATCTAACGGTGTGGAGTTCCTGGTTAACCATAACCTGATCCCGCTGGCTAACATTATTATTGAACCTGCAAAAATTCTGTTCCTTAACAATGCCATTAACCATGGCGTTCTGAGTCCAATTGCATTAGAAGAAGCGTCCCGGACGGGGCAATCGATTCTCTTCATGCTGGAGTCCAACCCGGGTCCAGGCCTTGGTATTCTGCTTGCTTATATGATTGCCGGCCGCGGCTCGGCGAAGCAATCGGCTTCCGGCGCAGCGATTATTCACTTCTTCGGCGGTATTCATGAGATTTACTTCCCGTACATTCTGATGAATCCGCGACTGATTCTGGCGGTTATTGCCGGGGGCGTTACAGGTACATTCACCTTCTCGCTGTTTGGTGCGGGTCTTGTTGCTCCTCCTTCGCCGGGCAGTATCTTTGCTTACATTGCCATGGCTCCAAAGGGCGGCCTTCTTGCAGCTTTGAGCGGTATCGTAACCGCTGCTATTGTTTCGTTTGTTATTGCGGCTTTGCTGCTTAAGACAACGAAGAAAGAAGCCGAGGACGGAGACGATCTCGAACAAGCTTCGGCAAGAATGAAGGAAATGAAGGCGGCAGGCAATACGGCGGGTGCGGCAACAGCAGTTGCGGCTCCGCAAGCTGTTGAACATGCTGAAGCAGCAAGCGATACGGTCAAAGCGAAAGAGGACGTTCATAAAATCGTCTTCTCCTGCGACGCGGGCATGGGTTCCAGTGCAATGGGCGCATCCATTCTTCGCAAGAAGATGAAAGCCGCCGGTTCGGACGTTACCGTCATTAATACGGCAATCAGCGATATTCCCGGCGATGCCGATATTGTTATTACGCATAAAACGCTGACGGACCGCGCTAAAATTCAGGCGCCAAAAGCCGAGCATATTTCAATAGATAATTTCTTGAAAAGTCCGGAGTATGACAAACTCGTAGACCGGCTTTCGTAA
- a CDS encoding mannitol-1-phosphate 5-dehydrogenase: protein MKALHFGAGNIGRGFIGLLLSQSGYEVIFSDVNQALVTELQKRGAYSVTLANEAKDQLQVTGVTAIDGTKIDDVTAAVAEADLVTTAVGVNILRHIAAGIARGIEKRIESGGGPLHIIACENAIGGSTQLKEHVFGHLDEETKAKASKLIAFPDAAVDRIVPIQHNEDPLEVTVEPFYEWVVDETAMFEGYKPVAGVHYVSNLMPYIERKLFTVNTGHCAAAYLGSLRGYETIQQAMADEAIVGEVKATLRETGAVLVAQYGFDQAEHDRYIEKIIGRFRNDQLTDEVTRVGRSPIRKLSPNDRLVKPALQAHEQGIKPVQLVKVMAAALNFVNADDPEAVELQQSIKDKGIGQTVSHYTSIPEGHPVYGLIIESYEAVANQR from the coding sequence ATGAAGGCTTTACATTTTGGAGCGGGCAACATCGGACGCGGCTTTATCGGACTCCTTCTTTCGCAATCGGGCTATGAAGTTATTTTCTCCGACGTCAACCAGGCGCTTGTTACGGAGCTTCAGAAGCGCGGAGCCTACTCGGTAACGCTGGCAAACGAAGCCAAGGATCAACTGCAGGTGACGGGCGTAACCGCTATTGACGGAACAAAAATAGACGATGTTACGGCAGCGGTGGCGGAGGCCGATCTAGTGACTACAGCCGTAGGGGTCAACATCCTGAGGCATATTGCGGCGGGCATCGCCCGCGGGATCGAGAAGCGGATCGAATCCGGGGGAGGCCCGCTGCATATTATCGCCTGCGAGAATGCTATCGGCGGCAGCACCCAGCTGAAAGAGCATGTATTCGGACATCTCGATGAAGAGACAAAGGCGAAGGCATCGAAGCTTATTGCTTTTCCCGATGCGGCCGTCGACCGGATTGTTCCGATTCAGCATAATGAGGATCCTCTTGAGGTAACGGTTGAGCCGTTTTACGAGTGGGTCGTAGACGAAACCGCGATGTTCGAAGGGTACAAACCGGTTGCGGGTGTTCATTACGTAAGCAATCTTATGCCTTATATCGAGCGCAAATTATTCACGGTGAACACGGGGCATTGCGCCGCAGCTTACCTGGGAAGCCTTCGGGGATACGAGACAATCCAGCAGGCGATGGCTGATGAAGCAATCGTTGGTGAAGTGAAGGCGACCTTGAGGGAGACGGGGGCCGTACTTGTTGCGCAATATGGCTTTGACCAAGCAGAACATGACCGATATATCGAGAAGATTATCGGACGGTTCCGCAACGACCAGTTGACCGACGAGGTTACCCGCGTTGGACGGTCGCCGATCCGCAAGCTGTCGCCCAATGACCGTCTTGTGAAGCCGGCTTTGCAAGCCCATGAGCAAGGAATCAAGCCCGTTCAGTTAGTAAAAGTAATGGCGGCGGCGCTTAACTTCGTTAACGCCGATGATCCGGAAGCTGTCGAGCTGCAGCAATCGATTAAAGATAAGGGTATCGGACAAACCGTGTCGCATTATACTTCGATTCCGGAAGGACATCCGGTATACGGGCTGATCATTGAAAGCTACGAAGCTGTTGCAAATCAGCGTTAA
- a CDS encoding BglG family transcription antiterminator, with product MRISSRSRRILELLLRNDHDLTAAQIAEEIQVSSRTVHRELAAVEEILRAEGARLLKKSGSGIRLQGEQAALDRLAQLVSVSEEIEFSPEERQIYLLCLLLESEEPVKLFTLAHEFKVTIPTVANDLDDLDQWVQRFEVTLTRRRGYGIELTGQEEHLREMIRQIIRDRFEDTELISSRNELPAHSLDRRLLAIVGQSEMEAVEKILWSWEEYGGSRLSESAYTDLLIRLSIALRRIRAGKTVEASSVEALRQESDAVYLTERLAALTERTFPPSETAYIGRLLRSVQSDDLSVLPADDLVLTDTVRSLIEYAQHAMGADYNKDRSLRDGLFLHLKDALQRLNEGTNIRNPLLDQIKKDYASLFNVVRKAANRVFTDMVVPDEEVGFLVMHFGASLERLKQLRQNVRAILVCSSGIGSSKLLQIRLQKELPEIHIVDRVSWYEASRTEKDKYDLIISTVDLPLNGEQYIKVSPLLTQAETDRLRVFVQTGLIQKRDGALTKEEKAVSEASTFEQLVSLKTTLDEMVSLIRRFEVIQIKEKSGVLPVILEEACTREEAKGVLTNSGLVAERLMQREQSGSQMIPGTAVALFHTRGEEITRPSLSLYRLEDPLTLEMASPSRLSHFLLMLAPRTLTKEALEVLSEISAMLLDTVMIDLLEAGNEAEIRDYLTIHLRMFFNIKAEASDVQ from the coding sequence ATGCGTATATCCAGCCGGTCCCGCCGAATTCTAGAGCTGCTGCTGCGGAACGATCACGATCTGACGGCGGCGCAAATAGCAGAAGAGATTCAGGTGAGTTCCAGAACCGTACACCGAGAGCTGGCAGCGGTAGAGGAGATCCTGCGTGCCGAAGGCGCAAGGCTGCTTAAGAAATCAGGCTCCGGCATACGGCTTCAGGGTGAGCAAGCGGCGCTTGACCGATTAGCCCAGCTCGTATCCGTGTCGGAGGAGATCGAGTTCTCGCCGGAGGAAAGACAGATTTATTTACTTTGCCTCCTTCTCGAGAGCGAGGAGCCAGTTAAGCTGTTTACTCTGGCGCATGAATTCAAGGTGACGATTCCTACCGTAGCCAATGATCTGGACGATCTTGACCAATGGGTACAGAGGTTTGAAGTTACCTTGACCCGGAGAAGAGGTTACGGGATAGAGCTTACCGGCCAGGAAGAGCACCTTCGGGAGATGATCCGCCAGATCATCAGGGACCGGTTCGAAGATACGGAGTTGATTTCCAGCCGCAACGAGCTTCCGGCCCATTCCCTTGACCGGCGGCTGCTTGCGATTGTTGGTCAATCGGAAATGGAAGCTGTTGAGAAAATCCTATGGAGCTGGGAAGAATACGGGGGCAGCCGCTTAAGCGAGAGTGCTTATACCGATCTGCTGATCAGGCTGTCTATTGCGCTGCGGCGAATCAGAGCGGGCAAGACGGTTGAAGCTTCATCCGTTGAGGCATTACGTCAGGAATCCGATGCGGTATATCTGACGGAGAGGTTAGCTGCTTTGACGGAACGAACTTTTCCGCCGTCAGAGACAGCTTATATCGGCAGGCTGCTGCGTTCAGTCCAGAGCGACGATCTATCCGTGCTCCCTGCGGATGACCTGGTCTTAACCGATACGGTGCGTTCCCTGATTGAGTATGCGCAGCACGCAATGGGAGCCGATTACAATAAGGACCGCTCTCTGCGCGACGGACTATTCCTCCATTTGAAGGATGCGTTGCAGAGGCTGAATGAAGGCACGAATATCCGAAATCCGCTTCTTGATCAGATCAAGAAGGATTATGCGTCTTTATTCAACGTCGTTCGCAAAGCGGCAAATCGCGTCTTTACCGATATGGTTGTGCCGGATGAAGAAGTCGGATTCCTCGTTATGCATTTTGGAGCATCGCTGGAACGGCTGAAGCAGCTGCGGCAAAATGTCCGCGCCATTCTCGTCTGCTCAAGCGGCATCGGCTCCTCCAAGCTGCTGCAGATCAGGCTCCAGAAGGAGCTTCCGGAAATTCATATCGTTGACCGCGTATCGTGGTACGAGGCATCAAGGACGGAGAAGGACAAATACGATCTGATCATTTCCACGGTAGATCTGCCTCTAAACGGTGAGCAATATATCAAGGTCAGTCCTCTCCTGACGCAGGCAGAGACGGACCGGTTGAGAGTTTTCGTCCAGACGGGCTTAATCCAGAAGAGGGACGGCGCACTGACCAAGGAAGAGAAAGCGGTAAGCGAGGCCTCTACCTTCGAGCAGCTAGTCAGCCTAAAGACGACGCTCGATGAGATGGTAAGTCTGATCAGGCGCTTTGAGGTTATTCAGATTAAGGAGAAGAGCGGGGTCTTGCCGGTTATTCTGGAAGAAGCCTGCACGCGGGAAGAGGCTAAAGGCGTGCTAACGAATTCCGGTCTAGTGGCTGAGCGGCTAATGCAGCGTGAACAGAGCGGCAGTCAGATGATACCGGGAACCGCGGTAGCGTTATTTCATACCCGCGGCGAAGAGATAACAAGGCCATCGCTCTCGTTATACCGATTAGAAGACCCACTTACTTTGGAGATGGCATCGCCATCCCGTTTAAGCCACTTTTTATTAATGCTGGCGCCCCGGACCTTAACGAAGGAAGCGCTCGAGGTACTAAGCGAAATAAGCGCCATGCTGCTCGATACGGTCATGATTGATTTGCTCGAAGCGGGCAATGAAGCGGAAATTAGAGATTATTTAACCATACATCTTAGAATGTTTTTCAATATAAAAGCGGAAGCGAGTGACGTACAATGA
- a CDS encoding MDR family MFS transporter, translated as MAKSQAKAVKAPKEKIDPGILKIALILVLGAIVPLLDSTMINVAINTLTVDLHSTVSTTQWVITGYVLTMGLAVPVSGWAIQRFGGKNLYLFSLVVFLVSSLLCSLAWNTESLIGFRLLQGAGAGLLVPTITNVLVQSAGGRGLGRLIALISIPTLIGPILGPVIGGLIMDNMSWRWIFYVNIPVMLVALWLSWRHIPKSEAAAGRPKFDFLGLLLLSPAFAALIYGISQISSEGLSSAGAMIPLAAGVVLTAAYIVYALRTKQAPLLDLHLFRSRHFLASNIILFFSGMVMNGALLLLPLYYEQVRGESVLTTGLLLIPQGIGMLLTRSWIGKLADRAGSRNIVLVSLAVTLASSIPFAFAGTDTSHIVLSVAQLVRGAAMNGIFIPIMVSAYEGLQREQIPHASISTRIFQTIGGAFGSAVLATVIGHQLKSGAGGSLAALADAYQVAFWWSVGFAAVSFLPALLLSNRKKQQET; from the coding sequence ATGGCCAAAAGCCAAGCGAAGGCAGTCAAAGCTCCAAAGGAAAAGATTGATCCCGGCATTTTAAAAATCGCGCTTATTCTTGTTCTTGGAGCTATTGTTCCCTTGCTGGACTCAACCATGATTAACGTGGCGATCAATACGCTTACGGTCGATTTGCACAGCACGGTATCGACCACACAATGGGTGATTACGGGATATGTGCTCACGATGGGATTGGCGGTGCCGGTATCGGGATGGGCCATACAGCGGTTCGGCGGGAAGAACTTATATCTGTTCTCGCTGGTGGTGTTTCTTGTCTCGTCACTGCTATGCTCGCTGGCCTGGAACACCGAAAGCTTGATCGGTTTCCGGTTATTGCAAGGAGCTGGAGCGGGATTGCTCGTCCCTACGATAACGAACGTGCTTGTTCAATCGGCAGGAGGACGCGGGCTCGGAAGGCTGATCGCGCTTATTAGTATCCCAACGCTGATCGGTCCGATTCTTGGTCCGGTCATTGGCGGGCTAATTATGGACAACATGAGCTGGCGCTGGATCTTCTATGTAAACATACCGGTTATGCTGGTTGCGCTCTGGCTGTCCTGGCGGCACATTCCCAAGAGCGAAGCAGCCGCAGGAAGACCGAAATTTGATTTTCTTGGACTTTTGCTATTGTCTCCGGCATTCGCGGCTCTCATCTATGGGATTTCACAGATTAGCTCCGAGGGGCTTTCATCGGCAGGGGCCATGATTCCGCTGGCGGCCGGGGTTGTATTGACGGCTGCCTACATCGTATATGCGTTGCGCACGAAACAAGCTCCATTGCTTGATTTGCATCTTTTCCGTTCCCGGCATTTCCTGGCATCCAACATCATTTTGTTCTTCTCGGGTATGGTCATGAACGGTGCCTTGCTGCTGCTCCCGCTCTATTACGAGCAGGTCCGCGGCGAAAGCGTACTAACGACGGGGCTTCTCTTGATTCCTCAGGGGATTGGGATGCTGCTTACGAGGAGCTGGATTGGAAAACTGGCCGACCGCGCAGGCTCCAGAAACATTGTGCTTGTCAGCTTGGCGGTCACGCTGGCGTCCAGCATTCCGTTCGCTTTTGCGGGAACGGATACGAGCCATATCGTGCTGAGCGTGGCACAGCTTGTACGCGGGGCGGCGATGAACGGCATTTTTATTCCGATTATGGTCTCCGCTTATGAAGGACTGCAGAGGGAGCAAATTCCGCATGCCAGCATCTCGACGCGGATCTTCCAGACGATTGGGGGAGCATTCGGTTCCGCAGTCCTGGCAACGGTTATCGGACACCAGCTAAAAAGCGGTGCCGGCGGGAGCCTTGCCGCCCTTGCCGATGCTTATCAGGTCGCTTTCTGGTGGTCGGTCGGTTTTGCGGCCGTTTCCTTCCTCCCGGCCTTATTATTGTCTAACCGCAAGAAACAACAAGAGACGTAA
- a CDS encoding PTS sugar transporter subunit IIA: MSILSTDKVKLNAAVKDKFEAVRLAGELLVNAGHADPSYVESMVEREQSLSTYMGGGLAIPHGTNESKGSIKSTGLSIVQIPAGVDFGEGNTAHLVIGIAAVGDDHLDILTNVAMVCSDDDNLERILKASTAEEMIEIFESGME, from the coding sequence ATGAGTATTTTGTCTACGGATAAGGTGAAATTGAATGCAGCAGTAAAGGATAAATTCGAAGCGGTTCGTCTGGCTGGAGAACTGCTGGTTAATGCCGGTCATGCTGATCCAAGCTATGTGGAAAGCATGGTTGAACGCGAGCAGTCCCTATCTACTTACATGGGCGGCGGCCTTGCTATCCCTCACGGAACAAACGAATCGAAGGGCTCCATCAAATCGACGGGTCTGTCCATCGTTCAAATTCCGGCTGGCGTTGATTTCGGCGAAGGAAATACCGCGCATTTGGTCATCGGAATCGCGGCGGTTGGCGACGATCATCTGGACATTCTGACGAATGTAGCGATGGTTTGCTCCGACGACGACAATCTGGAACGGATCTTGAAGGCTTCCACTGCCGAAGAGATGATCGAGATCTTCGAAAGCGGGATGGAATAA
- the ptsP gene encoding phosphoenolpyruvate--protein phosphotransferase: MANIITGVAASPGVAIAKAFRFNHSPYIPQQQTITDVEAEAGRFRQAIEKSKGEIEEIRVKTEQRLGAQKAEIFEAHLFLLEDPDLVDSVLDKIADEKLNAEYALHEVTTAVVEMLLELDNEMVRERAADVKDVSGRVMSHLIGKPYASLSGISEETIILAEDLTPSDTAQLDLTYIRGFVTEIGSRTSHSAIMARSLEIPAIVGAGPSAAAVADGVLVIMDATEGKVIVDPSEEVLAEYQEKKKQYDERRVRLKRLAQQPSVTADGEHLELAANIGSIEDLEKVLENGADGVGLFRTEFLYMGRNSFPTEEEQFQIYKHVLEKLDGKRVVIRTLDIGGDKELPYLELPKESNPFLGLRALRLCLKREDLFRTQLRALLRASVHGKLNIMFPMIAVLSELREAKRILEEERAKLEQEGVQVSGSIEVGMMIEIPAAAIGADIFAKEVDFFSIGTNDLIQYTMAADRMNESVAYLYQPYHPSILRLVNMVIKAAERAGIWAGMCGEMAGDQTAIPLLLGMGLDEFSMSAGSILPARELIGQLSKPEWAVLAVEALAMSTQEEVQQFVKQRRPQ, encoded by the coding sequence ATGGCTAATATAATTACCGGTGTTGCCGCATCTCCCGGAGTTGCTATAGCAAAGGCGTTTCGGTTCAACCATTCACCATATATCCCGCAGCAGCAGACGATTACGGATGTTGAGGCGGAAGCCGGCCGTTTCCGGCAGGCAATCGAGAAATCCAAAGGCGAGATCGAAGAGATCCGCGTAAAAACCGAGCAAAGATTAGGCGCGCAAAAAGCGGAAATTTTCGAAGCGCATCTTTTTCTGCTGGAGGATCCGGATCTTGTGGATTCGGTGCTCGACAAAATCGCAGACGAGAAGCTTAATGCGGAATATGCTTTGCACGAAGTGACGACAGCCGTTGTCGAGATGCTTCTTGAGCTGGACAATGAGATGGTCCGCGAGCGCGCAGCCGACGTCAAGGATGTCTCCGGGCGGGTAATGAGTCACCTGATCGGCAAGCCGTATGCTTCGCTGTCCGGCATTTCCGAGGAGACCATCATCCTGGCAGAGGATCTGACGCCATCGGATACCGCACAGCTGGACCTGACCTATATCCGCGGCTTTGTAACGGAGATTGGAAGCCGTACTTCGCATTCCGCTATTATGGCAAGATCGCTTGAGATTCCCGCGATAGTAGGCGCGGGCCCTTCGGCAGCAGCTGTTGCGGATGGCGTCCTGGTTATTATGGATGCGACGGAAGGTAAGGTGATTGTGGATCCTTCGGAAGAAGTACTGGCCGAGTATCAGGAGAAAAAGAAGCAATACGATGAGCGCAGAGTACGGCTGAAGCGTCTTGCACAGCAGCCGTCGGTAACGGCCGATGGCGAGCATCTCGAGCTTGCAGCAAACATTGGCAGCATTGAAGACCTGGAGAAAGTGCTGGAAAACGGCGCCGACGGCGTGGGGCTGTTCCGCACGGAGTTTCTCTATATGGGGCGCAACTCGTTCCCTACGGAAGAAGAGCAGTTCCAAATTTACAAGCATGTGCTTGAGAAATTAGACGGCAAACGCGTCGTTATTCGTACGCTGGATATCGGCGGAGACAAGGAGCTTCCTTATCTGGAGCTGCCGAAGGAAAGCAACCCTTTCCTGGGACTGCGTGCGCTTCGTTTATGCCTCAAGCGGGAAGACTTGTTCCGTACCCAGCTCCGGGCATTACTCCGGGCAAGCGTGCATGGCAAGCTGAACATCATGTTCCCGATGATTGCTGTGCTGAGCGAGCTTCGCGAAGCAAAGCGTATTCTTGAGGAAGAACGCGCGAAGCTGGAGCAGGAAGGGGTTCAGGTGTCGGGCTCGATCGAAGTGGGCATGATGATCGAAATTCCGGCTGCCGCGATTGGAGCCGATATTTTTGCCAAGGAAGTAGATTTCTTCAGCATCGGTACAAACGACCTGATCCAATACACAATGGCAGCCGACCGTATGAACGAATCGGTGGCTTATCTGTATCAGCCGTATCATCCTTCTATCCTGAGACTTGTGAACATGGTCATCAAGGCGGCTGAACGGGCTGGCATTTGGGCCGGCATGTGCGGCGAAATGGCGGGCGACCAGACGGCCATCCCTCTCCTTCTCGGAATGGGATTAGACGAGTTCAGCATGAGTGCGGGCTCCATATTGCCTGCCCGCGAGCTGATTGGGCAACTGTCCAAGCCGGAATGGGCAGTTCTGGCGGTTGAAGCCCTTGCCATGAGCACGCAGGAAGAAGTGCAACAATTCGTTAAGCAAAGGAGACCACAATAA